The following proteins come from a genomic window of Ignavibacteriales bacterium:
- the xseA gene encoding exodeoxyribonuclease VII large subunit, translating into MKEVVLSVSEITGLIKQTLEENFSDISVIGEISNFKAHVSGHWYFTLKDSSAQISCTMWRGVNNSVFFTPQDGMKVILGGKITVYPPRGNYQIDVRSMKPAGVGELQAAFEKLKQKLSEEGLFDAQFKKVIPKFPKKIGIVTAIDGAAFQDMKSIAARRYPLVELIIVPSKVQGDGAAADIAKNIKLLNQQKDIDLIIVGRGGGSLEDLWAFNEEIVARAIFDSRIPVISAVGHEIDFTISDFVADLRAATPSAAMELATPDKDELFAFINEFSYYFPEKMLEIISNYRGEINQSVSSYGFRLPQDLISNKWQQLDNLIYRFQNNYESKLTVVKNRLQLLGSKIESHNIENILKKGFAIVKQDKNFVTRKKNLLLEKSFEIKFFDGEVNLK; encoded by the coding sequence ATGAAAGAAGTTGTTTTATCTGTAAGTGAAATAACGGGACTTATAAAACAAACGCTAGAAGAAAATTTTTCCGACATAAGTGTAATTGGAGAAATTTCAAACTTTAAAGCGCATGTTTCCGGACATTGGTATTTCACACTCAAAGACTCGAGTGCGCAGATAAGCTGTACAATGTGGCGTGGTGTAAACAATTCTGTTTTTTTTACGCCGCAAGATGGAATGAAAGTTATTCTCGGCGGAAAGATTACTGTATATCCGCCGCGCGGGAATTATCAGATCGATGTCCGTTCCATGAAACCGGCTGGAGTCGGTGAACTCCAAGCAGCGTTCGAAAAATTAAAACAGAAACTCTCTGAGGAAGGATTGTTCGATGCCCAGTTCAAGAAAGTGATTCCAAAGTTTCCTAAGAAGATTGGGATTGTAACTGCTATTGATGGTGCGGCATTTCAAGATATGAAAAGTATTGCGGCACGCAGGTACCCGCTTGTGGAATTAATTATTGTACCAAGCAAAGTTCAAGGTGATGGAGCTGCTGCTGATATTGCAAAGAATATAAAATTATTAAATCAGCAGAAAGATATTGATCTTATCATTGTTGGTCGCGGTGGCGGATCGCTCGAAGATTTGTGGGCTTTCAATGAAGAAATTGTTGCCCGTGCTATTTTTGATTCGCGGATTCCGGTTATAAGTGCGGTGGGACATGAAATTGATTTTACTATTTCAGATTTTGTTGCGGATTTACGGGCTGCCACACCGTCTGCTGCAATGGAACTTGCAACGCCGGACAAGGACGAACTTTTTGCCTTTATTAACGAGTTTTCCTATTATTTCCCGGAGAAAATGCTGGAAATAATTTCTAATTACAGAGGAGAAATTAATCAATCAGTTTCTTCTTATGGTTTCCGTCTTCCGCAAGATTTAATAAGCAATAAGTGGCAGCAATTGGATAATCTTATTTACAGATTCCAAAATAATTATGAAAGTAAACTCACAGTTGTAAAAAATCGTTTACAACTGTTGGGTAGTAAAATTGAATCCCACAACATTGAAAATATTCTAAAAAAAGGATTTGCGATTGTAAAGCAGGACAAAAATTTTGTAACGCGTAAAAAAAATCTACTACTTGAAAAATCTTTCGAAATAAAATTCTTTGATGGAGAAGTGAATTTAAAATGA
- a CDS encoding DNA methyltransferase, which translates to MKKSEEKFIDLGKRGRLNKNNKINDLTGKEWLKFTKSWFVLRPPRRKEDELLHPAKFPETLVEEFVLFFTKKNGWVLDPFSGTSSTLIAAAQIGRNAVGIELNKKYFASSVKRIKKRKLEKLAHPILGSSLDLINLMKKNNLGRKEFDYTFTSPPYWNQLERNSIRQKERKLKGFDTKYSDTVNDLGNINSYEEFLELQAQVFDQVYDVTKPGGYLTVVTNNVYYNGKLFPLAYDTAISLTKRNDKSWVLKDEKVWLQDDKKLIALGVNSAWVGNRHHQYCLIFRKEPK; encoded by the coding sequence TTGAAAAAATCAGAAGAAAAATTTATTGATCTCGGTAAACGGGGTAGACTTAATAAAAACAATAAGATTAATGATCTCACAGGAAAAGAATGGCTTAAGTTTACCAAGAGCTGGTTTGTATTACGCCCTCCAAGAAGAAAAGAAGATGAATTACTTCATCCGGCAAAGTTTCCGGAAACTCTAGTTGAAGAGTTTGTTCTTTTCTTTACAAAGAAAAATGGGTGGGTGCTCGATCCATTCAGCGGAACAAGCAGCACATTAATTGCTGCTGCACAAATAGGTAGAAATGCAGTCGGTATAGAATTGAATAAGAAATATTTTGCTTCATCAGTAAAGAGAATAAAAAAAAGAAAATTGGAGAAACTAGCTCATCCTATTCTTGGCAGTTCGCTTGATCTAATAAATTTGATGAAGAAAAATAATCTTGGAAGAAAAGAATTCGATTACACATTCACGTCTCCTCCTTATTGGAATCAGTTAGAACGGAATTCGATTCGACAAAAAGAGAGAAAACTGAAGGGATTTGATACAAAGTATTCAGATACTGTTAATGATCTCGGTAATATTAATTCGTATGAAGAATTTCTTGAACTGCAGGCGCAAGTCTTCGATCAGGTGTATGATGTTACAAAACCGGGCGGATACTTAACTGTTGTTACAAACAATGTATATTACAATGGAAAATTATTCCCATTAGCATATGATACAGCAATTTCATTAACTAAGCGTAATGATAAAAGCTGGGTACTAAAAGACGAAAAAGTTTGGCTTCAAGACGATAAAAAATTAATTGCACTCGGTGTTAACAGCGCTTGGGTTGGCAATAGACATCATCAGTATTGTTTGATTTTTAGAAAAGAGCCGAAATGA
- the surE gene encoding 5'/3'-nucleotidase SurE: MKILISNDDGIDSHGIAALAKELKKIGDVIVIAPRTEQSAVGHAITMKFPLRITEYSKNGDFFGYAIDGTPADCIKIGIRNIMKTPPDIVISGINCGSNTAINIIYSGTVSAAREAAIMDIPAIAVSVTSHDPQHYEYAAKFTADLTNLVVKHKLKTGTLLNVNVPDLPEEEIAGVLLTKQGKSKWDDIYEERKDPYGKGYYWLTGNLIQADSSLETDQFAVKQNYVSVTPIHFDLTDYETYDTMKEWHLEKMSKHKF; encoded by the coding sequence TTGAAAATACTTATCTCAAATGACGACGGAATTGATTCACACGGTATAGCAGCCCTTGCAAAAGAACTTAAAAAAATTGGTGATGTAATTGTAATTGCACCACGAACCGAGCAAAGCGCAGTTGGTCACGCAATAACTATGAAATTCCCACTTAGAATTACAGAGTATTCCAAAAACGGCGACTTCTTTGGTTATGCTATTGACGGCACACCTGCTGATTGCATTAAGATTGGCATCAGAAATATTATGAAGACGCCGCCGGACATTGTTATTTCTGGAATCAATTGCGGTTCAAACACTGCAATCAATATAATTTATTCCGGTACGGTCTCCGCAGCTCGTGAAGCAGCGATCATGGATATTCCTGCCATTGCCGTTTCGGTTACAAGTCATGATCCCCAACATTATGAATATGCTGCCAAGTTTACCGCAGATCTAACAAATCTTGTTGTTAAACATAAATTAAAAACCGGTACACTATTAAATGTGAACGTTCCGGATTTGCCCGAAGAAGAGATTGCGGGAGTCCTTCTAACAAAGCAGGGTAAATCGAAATGGGACGATATCTACGAAGAAAGAAAGGACCCTTACGGAAAAGGATATTACTGGCTTACCGGAAATTTGATTCAAGCCGATAGTTCATTGGAGACCGATCAATTTGCCGTGAAACAAAATTATGTTTCCGTTACTCCGATCCATTTCGATTTAACCGATTACGAAACTTACGATACAATGAAAGAATGGCACCTTGAGAAAATGTCCAAACATAAATTTTGA